One genomic segment of Motacilla alba alba isolate MOTALB_02 chromosome 1A, Motacilla_alba_V1.0_pri, whole genome shotgun sequence includes these proteins:
- the TDG gene encoding G/T mismatch-specific thymine DNA glycosylase isoform X2 produces MEGPELGRYYTYLQQAQAFYSFPFHQMMTAVPNMEMMTEQPTLEGIPEPNIAQESPKEVKKGGRKRKAKATEPKQPKKPAAKKEKSAKSKGKQEKITDTFKVKRKVDRFNGVSEAELLTKTLPDILTFDLDIVIIGINPGLMAAYKGHHYPGPGNHFWKCLFMSGLSNEQLNHMDDHTLPHKYGIGFTNMVERTTPGSKDLSSKEFREGGRILMQKLQKYKPRIAAFNGKCIYEIFSKEVFGIKVKNLEFGLQPHKVPDTETLCYVMPSSSARCAQFPRAQDKVHYYIKLKDLRDQLKGITPNTEVQEVQYTFDLQLAQEDAKKMAVKEEKYDPGYEAAYGGAYCDRALYDTDQCSLSSNGTGSNPQYCEGSSFSEVPNGQWMTQSFADQIPEFNAGMTQEEEGSHM; encoded by the exons ATGGAGGGCCCGGAGCTGGGCAG ATACTACACATATCTTCAGCAAGCTCAAGCATTTTACTCGTTTCCATTCCATCAGATGATGACTGCAGTGCCCAACATGGAAATGATGACTGAGCAGCCGACTCTAGAGGGCATTCCAGAGCCAAACATTGCTCAGGAATCTCCAAAAG AAGttaaaaaagggggaaggaaaagaaaagccaaagcaACTGAGCCAAAGCAGCCCAAAAAGCCTGctgctaaaaaagaaaaatcagccaAGTCAAAAGGCAAACAAGAAAAGATCACAGatacttttaaagtaaaaagaaaagtggaCCGTTTTAATGGTGTATCTGAAGCTGAACTTCTGACCAAGACTTTGCCTGATATTTTGACCTTTGATCTGGACATTGTGATA ATTGGCATAAACCCTGGCCTGATGGCAGCTTACAAAGGACATCACTACCCAGGACCTGGAAACcattttt GGAAGTGTCTGTTCATGTCTGGTCTAAGTAATGAACAGCTGAACCACATGGATGACCATACCTTGCCACATAAATATGGGATTGGATTTACAAACATGGTTGAGAGGACAACACCTGGAAGCAAAGACCTCTCCAG caAAGAGTTTCGGGAAGGAGGGCGAATTCTGATGCAGAAGCTACAAAAGTATAAACCTCGTATAGCagcttttaatggaaaat gtATTTATGAAATTTTTAGTAAAGAAGTTTTTGGAATTAAAGTTAAGAACTTGGAATTtgggctgcagccacacaaaGTGCCAGATACAGAAACT CTCTGCTATGTTATGCCATCGTCCAGTGCAAGATGTGCTCAGTTTCCTCGGGCACAAGATAAAGTTCATTATTACATTAAGCTGAAAGACTTAAGGGATCAGCTGAAAGGCATCACACCCAACACGGAGGTCCAGGAGGTGCAGTACACATTTGACTTGCAACTTGCACAAG AGGATGCTAAAAAGATGGCtgtcaaagaagaaaagtatgACCCAGGCTATGAAGCAGCATATGGAGGAGCTTACTGTGACCGTGCACTATATGACACTGACCAGTGCAGCTTGTCTTCAAATGGAACTG GAAGCAATCCACAGTACTGCGAAGGGTCGTCCTTCAGTGAGGTTCCTAATGGACAGTGGATGACACAGTCCTTTGCAGACCAGATTCCAGAGTTCAATGCTGGCATGAcacaggaagaggagggaagccACATGTAG
- the TDG gene encoding G/T mismatch-specific thymine DNA glycosylase isoform X4: protein MGNVQKEYLLCLSEVKKGGRKRKAKATEPKQPKKPAAKKEKSAKSKGKQEKITDTFKVKRKVDRFNGVSEAELLTKTLPDILTFDLDIVIIGINPGLMAAYKGHHYPGPGNHFWKCLFMSGLSNEQLNHMDDHTLPHKYGIGFTNMVERTTPGSKDLSSKEFREGGRILMQKLQKYKPRIAAFNGKCIYEIFSKEVFGIKVKNLEFGLQPHKVPDTETLCYVMPSSSARCAQFPRAQDKVHYYIKLKDLRDQLKGITPNTEVQEVQYTFDLQLAQEDAKKMAVKEEKYDPGYEAAYGGAYCDRALYDTDQCSLSSNGTAGSNPQYCEGSSFSEVPNGQWMTQSFADQIPEFNAGMTQEEEGSHM from the exons ATGGGAAATGTACAAAAAGAATATTTGTTGTGTCTTTCAGAAGttaaaaaagggggaaggaaaagaaaagccaaagcaACTGAGCCAAAGCAGCCCAAAAAGCCTGctgctaaaaaagaaaaatcagccaAGTCAAAAGGCAAACAAGAAAAGATCACAGatacttttaaagtaaaaagaaaagtggaCCGTTTTAATGGTGTATCTGAAGCTGAACTTCTGACCAAGACTTTGCCTGATATTTTGACCTTTGATCTGGACATTGTGATA ATTGGCATAAACCCTGGCCTGATGGCAGCTTACAAAGGACATCACTACCCAGGACCTGGAAACcattttt GGAAGTGTCTGTTCATGTCTGGTCTAAGTAATGAACAGCTGAACCACATGGATGACCATACCTTGCCACATAAATATGGGATTGGATTTACAAACATGGTTGAGAGGACAACACCTGGAAGCAAAGACCTCTCCAG caAAGAGTTTCGGGAAGGAGGGCGAATTCTGATGCAGAAGCTACAAAAGTATAAACCTCGTATAGCagcttttaatggaaaat gtATTTATGAAATTTTTAGTAAAGAAGTTTTTGGAATTAAAGTTAAGAACTTGGAATTtgggctgcagccacacaaaGTGCCAGATACAGAAACT CTCTGCTATGTTATGCCATCGTCCAGTGCAAGATGTGCTCAGTTTCCTCGGGCACAAGATAAAGTTCATTATTACATTAAGCTGAAAGACTTAAGGGATCAGCTGAAAGGCATCACACCCAACACGGAGGTCCAGGAGGTGCAGTACACATTTGACTTGCAACTTGCACAAG AGGATGCTAAAAAGATGGCtgtcaaagaagaaaagtatgACCCAGGCTATGAAGCAGCATATGGAGGAGCTTACTGTGACCGTGCACTATATGACACTGACCAGTGCAGCTTGTCTTCAAATGGAACTG cAGGAAGCAATCCACAGTACTGCGAAGGGTCGTCCTTCAGTGAGGTTCCTAATGGACAGTGGATGACACAGTCCTTTGCAGACCAGATTCCAGAGTTCAATGCTGGCATGAcacaggaagaggagggaagccACATGTAG
- the TDG gene encoding G/T mismatch-specific thymine DNA glycosylase isoform X1: protein MEGPELGRYYTYLQQAQAFYSFPFHQMMTAVPNMEMMTEQPTLEGIPEPNIAQESPKEVKKGGRKRKAKATEPKQPKKPAAKKEKSAKSKGKQEKITDTFKVKRKVDRFNGVSEAELLTKTLPDILTFDLDIVIIGINPGLMAAYKGHHYPGPGNHFWKCLFMSGLSNEQLNHMDDHTLPHKYGIGFTNMVERTTPGSKDLSSKEFREGGRILMQKLQKYKPRIAAFNGKCIYEIFSKEVFGIKVKNLEFGLQPHKVPDTETLCYVMPSSSARCAQFPRAQDKVHYYIKLKDLRDQLKGITPNTEVQEVQYTFDLQLAQEDAKKMAVKEEKYDPGYEAAYGGAYCDRALYDTDQCSLSSNGTAGSNPQYCEGSSFSEVPNGQWMTQSFADQIPEFNAGMTQEEEGSHM from the exons ATGGAGGGCCCGGAGCTGGGCAG ATACTACACATATCTTCAGCAAGCTCAAGCATTTTACTCGTTTCCATTCCATCAGATGATGACTGCAGTGCCCAACATGGAAATGATGACTGAGCAGCCGACTCTAGAGGGCATTCCAGAGCCAAACATTGCTCAGGAATCTCCAAAAG AAGttaaaaaagggggaaggaaaagaaaagccaaagcaACTGAGCCAAAGCAGCCCAAAAAGCCTGctgctaaaaaagaaaaatcagccaAGTCAAAAGGCAAACAAGAAAAGATCACAGatacttttaaagtaaaaagaaaagtggaCCGTTTTAATGGTGTATCTGAAGCTGAACTTCTGACCAAGACTTTGCCTGATATTTTGACCTTTGATCTGGACATTGTGATA ATTGGCATAAACCCTGGCCTGATGGCAGCTTACAAAGGACATCACTACCCAGGACCTGGAAACcattttt GGAAGTGTCTGTTCATGTCTGGTCTAAGTAATGAACAGCTGAACCACATGGATGACCATACCTTGCCACATAAATATGGGATTGGATTTACAAACATGGTTGAGAGGACAACACCTGGAAGCAAAGACCTCTCCAG caAAGAGTTTCGGGAAGGAGGGCGAATTCTGATGCAGAAGCTACAAAAGTATAAACCTCGTATAGCagcttttaatggaaaat gtATTTATGAAATTTTTAGTAAAGAAGTTTTTGGAATTAAAGTTAAGAACTTGGAATTtgggctgcagccacacaaaGTGCCAGATACAGAAACT CTCTGCTATGTTATGCCATCGTCCAGTGCAAGATGTGCTCAGTTTCCTCGGGCACAAGATAAAGTTCATTATTACATTAAGCTGAAAGACTTAAGGGATCAGCTGAAAGGCATCACACCCAACACGGAGGTCCAGGAGGTGCAGTACACATTTGACTTGCAACTTGCACAAG AGGATGCTAAAAAGATGGCtgtcaaagaagaaaagtatgACCCAGGCTATGAAGCAGCATATGGAGGAGCTTACTGTGACCGTGCACTATATGACACTGACCAGTGCAGCTTGTCTTCAAATGGAACTG cAGGAAGCAATCCACAGTACTGCGAAGGGTCGTCCTTCAGTGAGGTTCCTAATGGACAGTGGATGACACAGTCCTTTGCAGACCAGATTCCAGAGTTCAATGCTGGCATGAcacaggaagaggagggaagccACATGTAG
- the TDG gene encoding G/T mismatch-specific thymine DNA glycosylase isoform X3: MMTAVPNMEMMTEQPTLEGIPEPNIAQESPKEVKKGGRKRKAKATEPKQPKKPAAKKEKSAKSKGKQEKITDTFKVKRKVDRFNGVSEAELLTKTLPDILTFDLDIVIIGINPGLMAAYKGHHYPGPGNHFWKCLFMSGLSNEQLNHMDDHTLPHKYGIGFTNMVERTTPGSKDLSSKEFREGGRILMQKLQKYKPRIAAFNGKCIYEIFSKEVFGIKVKNLEFGLQPHKVPDTETLCYVMPSSSARCAQFPRAQDKVHYYIKLKDLRDQLKGITPNTEVQEVQYTFDLQLAQEDAKKMAVKEEKYDPGYEAAYGGAYCDRALYDTDQCSLSSNGTAGSNPQYCEGSSFSEVPNGQWMTQSFADQIPEFNAGMTQEEEGSHM, encoded by the exons ATGATGACTGCAGTGCCCAACATGGAAATGATGACTGAGCAGCCGACTCTAGAGGGCATTCCAGAGCCAAACATTGCTCAGGAATCTCCAAAAG AAGttaaaaaagggggaaggaaaagaaaagccaaagcaACTGAGCCAAAGCAGCCCAAAAAGCCTGctgctaaaaaagaaaaatcagccaAGTCAAAAGGCAAACAAGAAAAGATCACAGatacttttaaagtaaaaagaaaagtggaCCGTTTTAATGGTGTATCTGAAGCTGAACTTCTGACCAAGACTTTGCCTGATATTTTGACCTTTGATCTGGACATTGTGATA ATTGGCATAAACCCTGGCCTGATGGCAGCTTACAAAGGACATCACTACCCAGGACCTGGAAACcattttt GGAAGTGTCTGTTCATGTCTGGTCTAAGTAATGAACAGCTGAACCACATGGATGACCATACCTTGCCACATAAATATGGGATTGGATTTACAAACATGGTTGAGAGGACAACACCTGGAAGCAAAGACCTCTCCAG caAAGAGTTTCGGGAAGGAGGGCGAATTCTGATGCAGAAGCTACAAAAGTATAAACCTCGTATAGCagcttttaatggaaaat gtATTTATGAAATTTTTAGTAAAGAAGTTTTTGGAATTAAAGTTAAGAACTTGGAATTtgggctgcagccacacaaaGTGCCAGATACAGAAACT CTCTGCTATGTTATGCCATCGTCCAGTGCAAGATGTGCTCAGTTTCCTCGGGCACAAGATAAAGTTCATTATTACATTAAGCTGAAAGACTTAAGGGATCAGCTGAAAGGCATCACACCCAACACGGAGGTCCAGGAGGTGCAGTACACATTTGACTTGCAACTTGCACAAG AGGATGCTAAAAAGATGGCtgtcaaagaagaaaagtatgACCCAGGCTATGAAGCAGCATATGGAGGAGCTTACTGTGACCGTGCACTATATGACACTGACCAGTGCAGCTTGTCTTCAAATGGAACTG cAGGAAGCAATCCACAGTACTGCGAAGGGTCGTCCTTCAGTGAGGTTCCTAATGGACAGTGGATGACACAGTCCTTTGCAGACCAGATTCCAGAGTTCAATGCTGGCATGAcacaggaagaggagggaagccACATGTAG
- the TDG gene encoding G/T mismatch-specific thymine DNA glycosylase isoform X5, translating into MNFEEVKKGGRKRKAKATEPKQPKKPAAKKEKSAKSKGKQEKITDTFKVKRKVDRFNGVSEAELLTKTLPDILTFDLDIVIIGINPGLMAAYKGHHYPGPGNHFWKCLFMSGLSNEQLNHMDDHTLPHKYGIGFTNMVERTTPGSKDLSSKEFREGGRILMQKLQKYKPRIAAFNGKCIYEIFSKEVFGIKVKNLEFGLQPHKVPDTETLCYVMPSSSARCAQFPRAQDKVHYYIKLKDLRDQLKGITPNTEVQEVQYTFDLQLAQEDAKKMAVKEEKYDPGYEAAYGGAYCDRALYDTDQCSLSSNGTAGSNPQYCEGSSFSEVPNGQWMTQSFADQIPEFNAGMTQEEEGSHM; encoded by the exons ATGAATTTTGAAG AAGttaaaaaagggggaaggaaaagaaaagccaaagcaACTGAGCCAAAGCAGCCCAAAAAGCCTGctgctaaaaaagaaaaatcagccaAGTCAAAAGGCAAACAAGAAAAGATCACAGatacttttaaagtaaaaagaaaagtggaCCGTTTTAATGGTGTATCTGAAGCTGAACTTCTGACCAAGACTTTGCCTGATATTTTGACCTTTGATCTGGACATTGTGATA ATTGGCATAAACCCTGGCCTGATGGCAGCTTACAAAGGACATCACTACCCAGGACCTGGAAACcattttt GGAAGTGTCTGTTCATGTCTGGTCTAAGTAATGAACAGCTGAACCACATGGATGACCATACCTTGCCACATAAATATGGGATTGGATTTACAAACATGGTTGAGAGGACAACACCTGGAAGCAAAGACCTCTCCAG caAAGAGTTTCGGGAAGGAGGGCGAATTCTGATGCAGAAGCTACAAAAGTATAAACCTCGTATAGCagcttttaatggaaaat gtATTTATGAAATTTTTAGTAAAGAAGTTTTTGGAATTAAAGTTAAGAACTTGGAATTtgggctgcagccacacaaaGTGCCAGATACAGAAACT CTCTGCTATGTTATGCCATCGTCCAGTGCAAGATGTGCTCAGTTTCCTCGGGCACAAGATAAAGTTCATTATTACATTAAGCTGAAAGACTTAAGGGATCAGCTGAAAGGCATCACACCCAACACGGAGGTCCAGGAGGTGCAGTACACATTTGACTTGCAACTTGCACAAG AGGATGCTAAAAAGATGGCtgtcaaagaagaaaagtatgACCCAGGCTATGAAGCAGCATATGGAGGAGCTTACTGTGACCGTGCACTATATGACACTGACCAGTGCAGCTTGTCTTCAAATGGAACTG cAGGAAGCAATCCACAGTACTGCGAAGGGTCGTCCTTCAGTGAGGTTCCTAATGGACAGTGGATGACACAGTCCTTTGCAGACCAGATTCCAGAGTTCAATGCTGGCATGAcacaggaagaggagggaagccACATGTAG
- the C1AH12orf73 gene encoding protein BRAWNIN gives MTHVRCDPCTVPAPATMPAGAPWPNYLRALAASMLAMFAGAEVVHRYYRPDLSIPEIPPKPGELRTELLGLKERSSEVQTSQQ, from the exons atgACGCACGTCCGGTGCGATCCGTGCACAGTGCCCGCCCCCGCAACCATGCCCGCCGGCGCGCCGTGGCCCAACTACCTGCGGGCGCTGGCGGCCAGCATGCTGGCCATGTTCGCGGGGGCCGAGGTCGTGCACAGGTACTACAGGCCTGACCTT AGCATACCTGAAATACCTCCTAAGCCTGGAGAACTGAGAACTGAACTGTTGGGTCTAAAAGAAAGATCAAGCGAAGTTCAGACTTCACAACAGTGA
- the HSP90B1 gene encoding endoplasmin yields the protein MKSIWGLALACVLLLAVSVRADEVDVDGTVEDDLGKSREGSRTDAEVVQREEEAIQLDGLNASQIKEIREKSEKFAFQAEVNRMMKLIINSLYKNKEIFLRELISNASDALDKIRLISLTDENALAGNEELTVKIKCDKEKNMLHVTDTGIGMTKEELVKNLGTIAKSGTSEFLNKMTEMQDDSQSTSELIGQFGVGFYSAFLVADRVIVTSKHNNDTQHIWESDSNEFSVINDPRGNTLGRGTTITLVLKEEASDYLELDTVKNLVKKYSQFINFPIYVWSSKTETVEEPIEEEEAKEKEEETDDEAAVEEEEEEKKPKTKKVEKTVWDWELMNDIKPIWQRPSKEVEEDEYKAFYKTFSKEHDDPMAYIHFIAEGEVTFKSILFVPNSAPRGLFDEYGSKKSDFIKLYVRRVFITDDFHDMMPKYLNFVKGVVDSDDLPLNVSRETLQQHKLLKVIRKKLVRKTLDMIKKIAEEKYNDTFWKEFGTNVKLGVIEDHSNRTRLAKLLRFQSSHHESNLTSLDQYVERMKEKQDKIYFMAGASRKEAESSPFVERLLKKGYEVIYLTEPVDEYCIQALPEFDGKRFQNVAKEGVKFEESEKSKESREALEKEFEPLLNWMKDKALKDKIEKAVLSQRLTQSPCALVASQYGWSGNMERIMKAQAYQTGKDISTNYYASQKKTFEINPRHPLIKDMLRRVKENEDDKTVSDLAVVLFETATLRSGYMLPDTKEYGDRIERMLRLSLNIDLDAKVDEEPEEPEDAAEEAEQDEEELDADAEDSETQKESTDVKDEL from the exons ATGAAGTCGATCTGGGGGCTCGCTCTGGCTTGTGTGCTCCTCCTGGCCG TGTCGGTCAGAGCCGATGAGGTGGATGTAGATGGAACCGTGGAAGATGACTTGGGCAAAAGCAGAGAAGGGTCTCGAACGGATGCTGAAGTTGTTCAGAG agaggaagaagctATCCAGCTAGACGGCCTAAATGCATCCCAGATCaaagaaatcagagaaaaatctgaGAAGTTTGCATTTCAAGCAGAAGTGAACAGAATGATGAAGCTAATTATCAAttctttatataaaaataaagag ATTTTCCTGCGGGAACTTATTTCAAATGCGTCAGATGCTTTAGATAAGATACGCTTGATATCATTAACTGATGAAAATGCTCTTGCTGGCAATGAGGAACTTACAGTCAAAATCAAG tgtgataAAGAGAAGAACATGCTTCATGTTACAGACACGGGTATAGGCATGACAAAGGAGGAGTTAGTTAAAAACCTGGGTACCATTGCAAAGTCTGGTACAAGTGAATTCTTAAACAAGATGACTGAAATGCAGGATGATAGCCAGTCAACATCTGAGTTAATTGGCCAATTTGGTGTTGgcttttattctgctttcttaGTAGCAGACAGAGTTATTGTCACATCAAAACACAACAATGATACTCAGCATATTTGGGAGTCAGACTCAAATGAATTCTCTGTGATCAATGACCCAAGAGGGAATACCTTAGGACGTGGCACAACTATAAC ccttGTCTTGAAGGAGGAAGCTTCTGATTACCTTGAGCTGGACACTGTTAAAAATCTAGTGAAGAAATACTCCCAGTTCATAAACTTCCCCATATATGTGTGGAGCAGCAAG ACAGAGACTGTTGAAGAACCCATTGAAGAGGAGgaagcaaaggagaaagaagaagaaacagatgatgaagcagcagtggaagaagaggaggaagaaaagaaaccaaaaaccaaGAAG GTTGAAAAGACTGTCTGGGATTGGGAGCTCATGAATGACATAAAACCGATCTGGCAGAGACCATCTAAAGAAGTTGAAGAAGATGAATACAAAGCATTTTACAAAACGTTTTCCAAG GAACATGATGACCCAATGGCATACATCCACTTCATTGCTGAAGGGGAAGTAACTTTCAAATCCATCTTGTTTGTTCCTAATTCTGCTCCACGTGGACTGTTTGATGAATATGGATCCAAAAAGAGTGATTTCATTAAG CTGTACGTTCGAAGAGTGTTCATCACTGATGACTTCCATGACATGATGCCCAAGTATCTTAACTTTGTAAAGGGTGTt GTGGATTCTGATGATCTTCCTCTGAATGTATCCCGTGAAACACTTCAGCAGCATAAATTGTTAAAG GTGATCAGAAAGAAACTTGTTCGCAAAACTCTTGATATGATCAAGAAAAttgcagaggaaaaatacaATGACACATTCTGGAAAGAGTTTGGTACTAATGTGAAGCTTGGTGTTATTGAGGATCACTCCAATCGTACCCGGCTTGCTAAACTTCTGCGCTTCCAGTCTTCTCATCATGAAAGTAACCTCACAAGCCTTGATCAGTATgtggaaagaatgaaagagaagCAAGACAAAATCTATTTCATGGCTGGTGCCAGCAGAAAGGAG GCTGAGTCCTCACCATTTGTTGAGCGTCTGCTGAAAAAGGGCTATGAAGTGATCTATCTGACTGAACCTGTAGATGAATACTGTATTCAGGCTTTGCCAGAGTTCGATGGCAAGAGGTTTCAGAATGTAGCAAAAGAAGGAGTTAAGTTTGAAGAAAGTGAAAAGTCTAAAGAGAGTCGGGAAGCCTTAGAAAAGGAATTTGAGCCCCTCTTAAACTGGATGAAAGACAAAGCTCTCAAAGACAAG aTTGAGAAAGCTGTGCTATCTCAACGTTTAACCCAATCTCCATGTGCTCTTGTGGCTAGTCAGTATGGATGGTCTGGTAACATGGAAAGAATCATGAAGGCTCAAGCTTACCAGACTGGGAAGGATATATCTACAAA TTACTATGCCAGCCAAAAGAAGACATTTGAAATTAACCCCAGGCATCCACTGATCAAGGACATGCTGAGGAGAGTCAAG GAAAATGAAGATGACAAAACTGTTTCAGATCTTGCAGTGGTATTGTTTGAAACTGCAACTCTGAGATCAGGATACATGTTGCCAGACACTAAGGAATACGGGGACAGAATAGAAAGGATGCTTCGTTTGAGTTTAAATATTGACCTGGATGCAAAG GTGGATGAGGAACCTGAAGAGCCTGAAGATGCAGctgaggaggcagagcaggatgaAGAGGAACTGGATGCTGATGCTGAGGACAGTGAAACACAGAAG GAATCCACAGATGTGAAAGATGAACTGTAA